One region of Marivirga arenosa genomic DNA includes:
- a CDS encoding c-type cytochrome, producing the protein MSLKTYITRLSFIAFLLVSFLSLPNHAFSQADELPTSEEAIANGEELFNGNCAVCHQVQNKMVGPALKNVYERRDIPWLIGFIKNSQKVIQSGDEYAVNLYNEYGKTVMPSFSYFADEEIKNILGYIKYQTDNPPQAATADAATADGEAATAGGGGIPSEYLTIIIVGFVIVLVLILIVLVLIVTVLTRFINQKEDIDDRDKEYVNQKVNFNQLVRSNGFLFFVIFIFTAIVAKTVIDGLYTVGVQQGYQPTQPIAFSHEIHAGQYEIECQYCHTGVMISKSANIPSANICMNCHSAIKTESKEIAKIYKAIDYNPETGEYGDNVKPIEWVRVHNLPDLAYFNHSQHVNVGEIECQTCHGPIEEMAVVKQWNTLTMGWCINCHRETKVNAKGNAYYDDLVKAHDGGDLKVVDIGGLECSKCHY; encoded by the coding sequence ATGTCCTTGAAAACGTATATTACTCGCTTATCTTTTATAGCATTCCTACTAGTGAGTTTCTTATCATTGCCAAATCATGCTTTTTCGCAGGCAGATGAATTACCTACAAGTGAAGAAGCTATTGCAAATGGTGAAGAATTATTCAATGGTAATTGTGCTGTTTGTCACCAGGTCCAAAATAAAATGGTTGGTCCTGCGCTTAAAAATGTTTACGAAAGAAGAGATATTCCTTGGTTAATTGGTTTTATCAAGAATTCTCAGAAAGTAATTCAGAGCGGTGATGAATACGCTGTTAACCTTTACAATGAATACGGTAAAACAGTAATGCCTAGTTTTTCTTACTTCGCAGATGAAGAAATTAAGAACATCTTAGGTTATATCAAATATCAAACTGATAATCCACCACAAGCAGCAACTGCTGATGCAGCTACTGCTGATGGTGAAGCTGCAACTGCAGGTGGGGGAGGCATTCCTTCAGAATACTTAACCATTATTATTGTTGGTTTTGTAATTGTTTTAGTACTGATTCTCATCGTCTTAGTACTTATTGTTACAGTACTAACTCGTTTCATCAATCAGAAGGAAGATATTGATGATAGAGATAAGGAGTATGTAAATCAAAAAGTTAATTTCAATCAATTAGTAAGAAGCAATGGTTTCTTGTTCTTTGTTATATTTATATTCACAGCAATTGTTGCCAAAACAGTAATTGATGGTTTATATACAGTTGGTGTACAACAAGGTTATCAACCAACACAACCAATTGCATTCTCTCACGAAATCCATGCTGGACAGTACGAAATCGAATGCCAATATTGCCATACCGGTGTTATGATTAGTAAGAGTGCCAATATTCCTTCAGCGAATATCTGTATGAACTGTCACTCAGCTATTAAAACTGAATCAAAAGAAATTGCTAAAATTTATAAAGCAATTGATTATAATCCTGAAACTGGAGAGTATGGTGATAATGTGAAGCCTATAGAGTGGGTAAGAGTTCACAATCTTCCAGATTTAGCTTATTTTAATCACTCTCAACACGTTAATGTGGGTGAAATTGAGTGTCAAACTTGTCATGGCCCTATTGAGGAAATGGCTGTTGTAAAGCAATGGAATACATTAACAATGGGATGGTGTATAAACTGTCACAGAGAAACTAAAGTAAATGCTAAGGGAAATGCATATTACGATGACTTAGTAAAAGCTCATGATGGTGGCGACTTAAAAGTTGTTGACATAGGTGGTTTAGAGTGTTCTAAGTGTCATTATTAA
- a CDS encoding S10 family peptidase encodes MNYIKSIALMSLLLMGITVAAQNRKIAVDTMVVTNHTTTIEGQKVSYSATTGTQPVWNEKGEPDATLFYTYYKRTDVQDKNRPLLISFNGGPGSASVWMHVAYTGPKILNIDAEGYPVQPYGFHENPHSILDVADIVFVNPANTGYSRTIPETGKEVNRDKFFGVNADIKYLAEWLNTFVSRHERWTSPKYLIGESYGGTRVSGLALALQEQQWMYLNGVILVSPADYKAINSDSPVSSVVNFPYFTAAAWHHGVLPEALQSKDLLEILPESEDFAINSLMPALAKGGFLSQKEKETIAEKMSYYSGLSEESILQHNLDVPTSFFWKELLRDEKGYTIGRLDSRYLGIDKTEAGVSPDYSAELTSWLHSFTPAINSYIREELKFKTDIKYNMFGSVYPWDFENNNTRDNLRKAMAENPYLNVMFQTGYYDGATTYFNSKYTMWQIDPSGKMKDRMSFKGYRSGHMMYLRKADLETANDDLREFIKNTLPMGKSAKY; translated from the coding sequence ATGAATTATATCAAATCTATAGCATTAATGAGTCTGCTGCTGATGGGAATTACAGTAGCTGCTCAAAATCGAAAAATTGCAGTTGATACAATGGTAGTGACAAATCATACTACTACTATTGAAGGTCAAAAAGTTTCCTACAGCGCAACAACAGGAACTCAGCCCGTTTGGAATGAAAAGGGCGAGCCAGACGCTACACTATTTTATACTTATTATAAAAGAACAGATGTGCAAGATAAAAACCGACCGCTTTTGATTTCTTTTAATGGTGGTCCGGGTTCTGCTTCAGTATGGATGCATGTGGCCTATACTGGTCCTAAAATATTAAATATCGATGCAGAAGGTTATCCTGTTCAGCCTTATGGCTTTCATGAAAACCCACATTCTATTTTAGATGTGGCGGATATTGTTTTTGTTAATCCTGCAAATACTGGCTATTCTCGTACCATTCCGGAAACGGGTAAAGAGGTAAACAGAGATAAATTTTTTGGAGTAAATGCTGATATTAAATACCTGGCAGAATGGCTAAACACTTTTGTAAGCCGTCATGAAAGATGGACTTCCCCTAAGTATTTAATAGGAGAGAGTTATGGCGGTACGCGTGTATCGGGTTTAGCTTTAGCTCTTCAAGAGCAACAATGGATGTATTTAAACGGGGTTATCTTGGTTTCTCCAGCAGATTATAAAGCCATCAATTCAGACAGTCCGGTTTCATCGGTAGTGAACTTCCCATATTTTACCGCTGCAGCTTGGCACCATGGGGTATTACCAGAAGCTCTTCAATCGAAAGACCTATTGGAAATTTTACCAGAATCAGAAGATTTTGCTATCAATAGCTTAATGCCAGCTCTAGCAAAAGGAGGATTTCTTTCTCAAAAAGAAAAGGAAACCATAGCGGAAAAGATGTCTTATTATTCAGGCCTATCAGAAGAATCGATATTGCAACACAATTTGGATGTACCTACTAGCTTTTTCTGGAAAGAGTTATTGCGTGATGAAAAGGGCTATACAATTGGTCGCTTAGATTCACGTTATTTAGGAATAGATAAAACAGAAGCAGGTGTTTCTCCTGATTATAGTGCTGAGCTCACTTCTTGGCTACATTCCTTCACACCCGCAATCAATTCCTACATCAGAGAAGAATTAAAATTCAAGACGGATATTAAATACAATATGTTTGGGTCCGTTTATCCTTGGGATTTTGAAAATAATAATACTCGTGATAATCTAAGAAAAGCCATGGCTGAAAATCCATATTTAAATGTGATGTTCCAAACGGGTTATTACGATGGCGCAACTACCTATTTCAACTCGAAATATACCATGTGGCAGATTGACCCAAGTGGCAAAATGAAAGATCGAATGAGCTTTAAAGGCTACAGAAGTGGACACATGATGTATTTGCGTAAAGCTGATTTAGAAACTGCGAATGATGATTTAAGAGAATTTATTAAAAATACCTTGCCAATGGGAAAATCGGCTAAGTATTGA
- a CDS encoding DUF294 nucleotidyltransferase-like domain-containing protein: MVNIISSKIADLIVRFPPFDKLEKEELNKLSEEAEVLYFKSGETVFKQKEKAQPFIFFLKEGQVLLRETDGQEKKLVDICDEGELFGVRAMLTGNPYVFEAYCEEESLVYAFPLSIFKPLVDANNQVSLFFAAGLASGQKGAPQHIISSHNYRNTGSDLLSWQKPLNEFKESLILINCSSSIQSASQKMTTHSANCAVITDEKQRAVGIITDTDLRVKVVSTALSVQESVSKIMSTDLVTKEKGLPLAEYIISMMKYNIKHLIITEKEKVIGIFSQETLFSQLRSNPFAIIYSLESSENVEQLCYHRNKVDQFLQYYLEQNIKTSVVSQLITTINDSLIKRAIQLAILDMESEKYYKPKVAFAFISLGSEGREEQLLRTDQDNAIIFENVDAAAINYTREYFTQLGRKVNKILFEAGFDYCPADMMAGNPNWCLTLSEWKNRFSGWIHSPEKEALLMSTIFFDYRYIYGEQKLTKELDQFLQKEIRSNKIFLNFLAKNATKNPAPLSFFKNLIVERSGKHEKEFDLKARAMMPLTDIARVLCLEAGNVNTKNTIERYLFLAENDNSRKELYMQAAQAYEFLSQFRAIEGMRNQDSGRFISIKEITKFDRQLLRNSFEPIYDLQQMIELRFQLNYFS; the protein is encoded by the coding sequence ATGGTTAATATAATATCCTCAAAAATAGCAGACTTAATTGTGCGTTTTCCTCCTTTTGATAAGCTTGAAAAAGAAGAGCTTAATAAATTGAGTGAAGAGGCTGAGGTACTATATTTTAAATCTGGAGAAACCGTATTTAAACAAAAAGAGAAAGCCCAACCTTTTATATTTTTTTTAAAGGAAGGTCAGGTTTTACTTCGTGAAACTGATGGGCAAGAAAAAAAACTTGTTGACATATGTGATGAGGGAGAACTCTTTGGTGTTCGCGCCATGCTTACGGGTAATCCTTATGTTTTTGAAGCATACTGCGAGGAGGAGTCATTAGTTTATGCATTTCCCCTTTCTATTTTTAAGCCATTAGTAGATGCTAATAATCAAGTAAGCTTATTTTTTGCAGCAGGTTTAGCCTCCGGTCAAAAAGGAGCCCCTCAACATATTATTTCTTCCCACAATTATCGAAATACTGGATCAGACTTGTTGAGCTGGCAAAAGCCTTTGAATGAATTCAAAGAGTCACTTATTTTGATCAATTGTAGTTCTAGTATTCAATCTGCCAGTCAGAAAATGACTACTCATTCTGCAAATTGTGCTGTAATAACAGATGAGAAACAAAGAGCTGTGGGTATTATTACAGACACTGATTTGAGAGTAAAGGTAGTAAGTACTGCTTTATCTGTTCAGGAATCAGTATCTAAAATCATGTCAACAGATTTAGTAACGAAAGAAAAGGGACTCCCGCTAGCTGAATATATTATCAGCATGATGAAGTATAATATTAAGCACCTAATTATCACTGAAAAGGAAAAGGTAATAGGGATTTTCAGTCAAGAGACGCTTTTTTCTCAATTACGTTCCAATCCCTTTGCCATTATTTACAGTTTAGAATCATCTGAGAATGTTGAACAATTATGCTACCATAGAAATAAGGTAGATCAGTTTCTTCAATACTATTTAGAACAGAATATTAAAACCTCAGTTGTATCACAGCTTATCACTACTATCAATGATTCCTTAATTAAGCGAGCTATTCAGCTTGCTATTTTGGATATGGAATCTGAAAAATATTACAAACCCAAAGTAGCTTTCGCTTTCATTTCATTAGGTAGTGAAGGTCGAGAAGAACAGCTTTTAAGGACGGATCAAGACAATGCTATTATTTTTGAGAATGTAGACGCTGCAGCAATTAATTATACACGTGAATATTTCACTCAATTAGGAAGAAAAGTCAATAAAATCCTTTTTGAGGCAGGTTTCGACTATTGCCCTGCGGATATGATGGCAGGAAATCCTAATTGGTGCCTTACGCTTTCAGAATGGAAAAATCGCTTTAGTGGCTGGATCCACTCACCTGAAAAAGAAGCCTTATTGATGTCGACCATTTTCTTTGACTATCGGTATATATATGGTGAGCAGAAATTGACAAAGGAACTGGATCAATTTTTACAAAAAGAAATTAGGAGCAATAAGATTTTTTTAAATTTCTTAGCTAAAAATGCTACAAAAAATCCTGCTCCCTTAAGTTTCTTTAAAAATTTGATTGTAGAAAGATCAGGTAAACATGAGAAAGAATTTGATTTAAAGGCAAGAGCTATGATGCCCCTTACGGATATTGCTCGTGTTTTATGTCTTGAAGCAGGAAATGTGAACACTAAAAATACGATAGAGAGATATCTTTTTTTGGCAGAGAATGATAATTCCAGGAAAGAACTATACATGCAAGCGGCTCAGGCTTATGAATTTCTTTCCCAGTTTAGAGCTATTGAAGGGATGAGAAATCAAGATTCAGGAAGGTTTATTTCAATAAAAGAAATTACAAAGTTTGATCGACAGCTTTTAAGGAATTCCTTTGAACCTATTTATGATTTACAACAAATGATTGAATTGAGATTCCAACTAAATTATTTTTCATAA
- a CDS encoding aldo/keto reductase, producing the protein MKILTFRNGDILPALGLGTWKSEPGEVYNAVLEAIKAGYRHIDCAYIYGNEKEIGDALKEAFDQGLCTRDEIFITSKLWNNAHLPEDVEAGLQQTLKDLQLDYLDLYLMHWPIAQKPESQFPKSGDDFLSAEVAPIEKTWTAMEKLVEKGLSKHIGVANFNIKNLERINKNASIKVEMNQVELHPHLVQEDLVSYCQEHDILVTAYSPLGSKDRASQMKKDDEPNLFELEAVKEIAGKYEKTPAQILIAFALNRGISVIPKSTNAGRIKQNLEAAEINLTEDEVNKISLTDTNYRFVDGSFWTQEGSPYTMEYLWG; encoded by the coding sequence ATGAAAATATTAACTTTTAGAAATGGAGACATATTACCTGCTTTAGGACTTGGGACTTGGAAGTCTGAGCCAGGTGAAGTTTACAATGCCGTATTAGAAGCTATAAAAGCAGGCTATAGACATATTGATTGTGCATATATATATGGAAATGAAAAAGAAATAGGAGACGCTTTGAAAGAAGCATTTGATCAGGGCTTATGCACAAGAGATGAAATTTTTATCACTTCAAAATTATGGAATAATGCGCATTTACCTGAAGATGTAGAGGCTGGATTACAGCAAACTTTAAAAGACCTTCAATTAGACTATCTGGATTTATATTTAATGCACTGGCCTATTGCTCAAAAACCTGAATCTCAATTTCCAAAAAGTGGTGATGACTTCTTAAGTGCTGAGGTTGCCCCTATCGAAAAAACTTGGACTGCCATGGAAAAGCTTGTAGAAAAAGGTTTAAGCAAACATATTGGAGTAGCCAACTTCAATATCAAAAATTTAGAAAGAATAAATAAAAATGCTTCTATAAAGGTAGAAATGAATCAGGTTGAACTCCATCCTCATTTGGTGCAGGAGGATTTAGTGAGTTATTGCCAAGAGCATGATATATTAGTTACTGCTTATTCCCCATTAGGTTCAAAAGATAGAGCTAGTCAAATGAAAAAGGATGATGAGCCTAACTTATTTGAATTAGAAGCAGTTAAAGAAATTGCTGGAAAATATGAAAAAACGCCTGCGCAGATCTTGATTGCATTTGCTCTAAATAGAGGAATATCAGTTATTCCAAAATCAACCAATGCGGGTAGAATTAAGCAAAACCTGGAAGCAGCTGAAATTAATTTAACAGAAGATGAAGTGAACAAAATCAGCCTGACAGATACCAACTACCGATTCGTAGATGGTAGCTTCTGGACTCAAGAAGGATCTCCATATACTATGGAATATTTGTGGGGTTAA
- the acs gene encoding acetate--CoA ligase, whose product MSNYHIKHLEEYYQVYRKSVRNPSAFWEEIAEEHFMWRKKWDNVLSWDFSKPEVKWFEGAKLNITENCIDRHLFTRGDKTAIIFEPNNPDEEALHISYKELHKRVCKFANVLKQNNIKKGDRVCIYLPMIPELAIAVLACARIGAIHSVVFAGFSSSALAARINDCDCKMVITSDGSYRGAKTLDLKSIVDEALKSCSGVETVLVAKRINTEINMVENRDKWLQPLLEEASTDCEPEIMDAEDPLFILYTSGSTGTPKGMVHSTAGYMVYSAYTFKNVFQYREPDVYWCTADIGWITGHSYIVYGPLCNGATTVMFEGVPNYPNFSRFWEIVEKHKVNQFYTAPTAIRALAKEGVSHLEKHDLSSLKVLGTVGEPINEEAWHWYDDNVGKKKAPIVDTWWQTETGGIMITPLAFCTPTKPTYATLPFIGIQPALMDADGNELIGNQVNGNLCIKFPWPSMARTIWGNHQRYKDTYFSAYENKYFTGDGALRDEVGYYRITGRVDDVIIVSGHNLGTAPIEDTINEHPAVAESAIVGFPHEIKGNALYGYITLKDTGESRNQDNLRKEINQLITDQIGPIAKLDKMQFTQGLPKTRSGKIMRRILRKIAEGDTSNLGDTSTLLNPEVVESIIEGAK is encoded by the coding sequence ATGAGTAATTACCACATAAAACATCTTGAAGAATATTATCAGGTATATAGAAAATCAGTTCGAAACCCCAGCGCATTTTGGGAAGAAATTGCCGAAGAACACTTTATGTGGCGTAAAAAATGGGATAATGTGTTAAGCTGGGATTTTTCTAAGCCAGAAGTGAAATGGTTTGAAGGAGCTAAGCTAAATATAACTGAAAATTGTATAGATCGCCATCTGTTTACTAGAGGGGATAAAACAGCTATCATATTTGAACCTAATAATCCGGATGAGGAGGCTTTGCATATTAGCTACAAAGAATTGCATAAAAGAGTATGTAAGTTCGCTAATGTGTTAAAACAGAATAATATTAAAAAGGGCGATCGAGTTTGTATTTATCTTCCGATGATACCTGAGTTAGCAATCGCAGTATTAGCTTGCGCTAGAATTGGGGCAATACATTCCGTTGTTTTTGCAGGCTTTTCATCTTCTGCACTTGCAGCTCGAATTAACGATTGTGATTGTAAAATGGTCATCACAAGTGATGGTTCCTACAGAGGGGCTAAAACGCTTGATCTAAAAAGCATCGTTGATGAAGCTTTGAAAAGTTGTTCAGGTGTAGAAACGGTACTTGTAGCTAAAAGAATAAATACTGAGATTAATATGGTTGAAAACCGTGACAAATGGCTTCAACCTTTATTAGAGGAGGCATCCACTGATTGCGAGCCAGAAATAATGGATGCAGAAGATCCGCTATTTATTTTGTATACCTCTGGTTCGACAGGAACTCCTAAAGGGATGGTTCATTCCACTGCTGGTTACATGGTTTATTCCGCCTACACTTTTAAAAATGTTTTCCAATATAGAGAACCAGACGTTTATTGGTGTACAGCCGATATCGGTTGGATTACAGGACACAGTTATATTGTTTATGGACCGCTTTGTAATGGTGCCACCACAGTGATGTTTGAAGGAGTTCCTAATTATCCAAATTTTAGTCGATTCTGGGAAATCGTGGAAAAACATAAGGTAAATCAGTTTTACACCGCTCCAACTGCAATTAGAGCTTTAGCGAAAGAGGGTGTGAGTCATTTAGAGAAGCATGATCTTTCTTCTTTAAAAGTATTGGGTACAGTTGGTGAACCAATTAATGAGGAAGCATGGCACTGGTATGATGATAATGTAGGTAAAAAGAAAGCACCAATAGTAGATACTTGGTGGCAGACAGAAACTGGAGGAATTATGATTACACCTTTAGCATTTTGTACGCCTACAAAACCGACTTATGCTACTTTGCCTTTCATTGGAATTCAACCGGCTTTAATGGATGCTGATGGCAATGAATTAATAGGAAATCAGGTCAATGGTAATTTATGCATTAAGTTTCCATGGCCAAGTATGGCAAGAACGATTTGGGGAAATCATCAGCGATACAAAGACACTTATTTTTCAGCTTATGAAAATAAATACTTTACCGGAGATGGTGCCCTAAGAGATGAAGTAGGTTATTATAGAATAACAGGACGAGTAGATGATGTCATTATTGTATCGGGGCATAATTTAGGTACTGCACCAATTGAAGATACAATAAATGAGCATCCAGCAGTGGCTGAAAGTGCAATTGTTGGCTTCCCTCATGAAATAAAAGGGAATGCACTATATGGTTACATCACGCTGAAAGATACAGGTGAAAGTAGAAATCAAGATAATTTAAGGAAGGAAATTAATCAGCTTATCACCGACCAGATAGGACCTATCGCTAAATTGGATAAAATGCAGTTTACGCAAGGTTTACCTAAAACAAGATCTGGAAAGATTATGAGAAGAATATTGAGAAAAATTGCAGAAGGAGATACCAGTAATTTAGGAGATACTTCTACATTATTGAATCCGGAAGTGGTAGAATCCATAATTGAAGGAGCAAAGTGA
- a CDS encoding 3'-5' exonuclease, giving the protein MKISFWKNKAKTEYPEEILNYFNLNKLDDSHEAGYVIFDTESSSLSVSSAQLLSIGAVKMINNRIYVNETFNCFLETGKSGVKGNIHIHEIMTSGKENRVEIKAALLSFLKFIGNSILVAHHAKHDISLINRYLTENFPGVRLVNKVIDTVDLAIKKDQSNNPSIQFNAENYSLDALLKRYNIDPLDRHTALGDAYSTALLFQKLI; this is encoded by the coding sequence ATGAAAATTAGTTTTTGGAAAAATAAAGCGAAAACAGAATACCCAGAAGAAATCCTTAATTATTTCAACTTAAATAAATTGGACGATTCGCATGAAGCAGGCTATGTGATTTTCGATACGGAGTCTTCTTCACTATCTGTGTCCTCCGCACAATTGCTTTCTATCGGAGCAGTAAAAATGATAAACAATCGCATTTATGTTAATGAAACTTTCAATTGTTTTCTTGAAACCGGGAAATCAGGAGTGAAAGGAAATATACATATTCACGAGATTATGACTTCTGGAAAAGAGAACCGGGTTGAAATTAAAGCAGCACTTCTTAGCTTTTTAAAATTTATAGGGAATTCAATTTTAGTGGCACATCATGCGAAACACGATATAAGTTTAATCAATCGGTATTTGACAGAGAATTTCCCTGGGGTTAGATTAGTGAATAAAGTAATTGACACAGTAGATTTAGCCATTAAAAAGGATCAAAGTAATAATCCTTCAATTCAATTTAATGCTGAAAATTATTCGCTTGATGCCTTGCTTAAAAGATACAATATTGATCCCTTAGATCGTCATACTGCTTTGGGAGATGCCTACTCAACTGCCTTACTTTTTCAAAAGCTTATATAA